Sequence from the Christiangramia fulva genome:
GATATAAACGCTGTCAAGCACCTCGATAGCGCTGTATTGGTCGGCTAATTCGCTGCCTAATTTCTCGAATTGCTTCAGGTCTTCCTCGGTCCACCAGTTGTTCAGGTTTCCTTCGGCATCAAAACGAGCTCCGCTATCATCAAATCCATGAGAGATCTCATGACCGATCACGGCTCCAATTCCGCCATAGTTTACAGCGGCATCAGCCTTATAATCGTAGAAGGGAGGCTGAAGAATAGCTGCGGGAAAAACGATCTCGTTGAAACTTGGATTATAGTAGGCGTTTACCGTTTGAGGATTCATTCCCCATTCGGTTTTATCTACAGGCTCTCCAAGGTCTGAAAGATTATCGGCAACCCTCCATTTTTGCGCATTCAGAGCATTTTGAAAATAGGAGCCTCCTTCTTGAGGGTTTTTAAATACAAGCTCACTGTAATCTTCCCATTTGTCAGGATAACCTACCTTAACAGTAATACTGTGGAGTTTATTCAATGCCTTTTTCTTGGTATCTTCACTCATCCAGCTGAGGTTCTGGATTCTTGTGTCATAAGCCTTTATAATATTGTCAATCATTTCCTTAGCCTTTTCTTTAGCTTCGGCGGGGAAATACTCATCAACATATAATTTTCCAAGAGCTTCACCAATCATACCGTTTACCGATGCAAGCGCTCTTTCATCAAGAGGTCTTTGTTCCTGGGCACCGCGAAGTGTTTTATCATAAAATTCCCAGTTCTTTCTTTCCAGTTCTGTGGTAAGCGTTGGAGCGGCATCATTGAAAAGATTCCATTTTAAATAAGTTTTCCAATCTTCAACCGATTTTTGAGCGATGATATCCTGAAGCGCTTTCATGTATTGCGGCTGAGACACGATAATAGAGTCAAGATCTTTCGCGCCTATACCATCGAAATAAGCATTCCACTTAAAGGCGGGAACCATATTTTGAAGTTTACTCACCGGCATCGGATTATACGTCTTTCTGGCATCACGACGTTCTACTTTGTCTAGGCGAGGTTTTGCCAGGCCGGTTTCAAAAGCTAGAATGTTTTCGGCGGCTTTCGCAGCTTCTTCTTCAGAATAATCTAAATACTGAAGCATATCTGTAATATAAGCCTTGTATTTCTCTCTTTTATCTTTTGAATCAGCGTCGTCTTTCACGTAATAATCCCTGTCTGGCAACCCAAGTCCTGAAGGATAGAGGTAAGCGACGTTCATATTGCTATTTTTCTTATCAGCACTTACGCCAAAAGTGAAAAATCCGGCACTGCCATATTCGCTCATGTCTATAAGGAATTGCTGAAGATCTTCTTTATTCTTAATTTCATCGATCTTCGCGAGGTAAGATTTCACAGGCTCAATACCCTGTTTGTTTCGGCTTACCGTGTCCATTATGGTTTTATAAAGTTTGACGGCCTTGGCCTCGTCGCTTCCTTCCGCGATACTATCGCTGGAGGCGGCTTCCTTCAAAAGAGAAAGGCTTTCTTCGTCGGTACGCTGGCGAAGCTCATCGAAACTTCCCCAACGGGTACGGTCACTGGGAATTTCGGTTGAATCGAGCCAGGCTCCGTTTACATAACGGAAAAAATTATCCTTCGGACTCACGGTAGTGTCCATATAGGCTGTATTTATTCCATGAACTTCTTCTTTTTCTGCTTTCTTTTCGTCATTGTCACAGGCTGTAAAAAGACCGGTGGCAAAAACTGATAAAAGAAGCAAACTGCTTATTTTTTTCATATAAATTAAAGTGTTTTGAAAATTTGATTCGCTAAAATATTAAAAGAACGGAAATATAAAAGATTAATTTCCTTCAAGATCGTACTGAAGATCCTTGCCTTTCATAATGGCAGGCACACCTTCAGTCATCCAAACCGGCGCAGGTTCTTCTTTAAGGAAATGATCAAAAAACTGCATCATTCTTATGGAAAGATCCTGTCTATTCTTTATTTTCCTCAGATTATGAGCCTCGTCGTTATAAATCAGTAGCCAAACGGGTTTGTTGAGCCTTCTCATCCCCATGAACATTTCAATTCCCTGGTAATAAGGCACAGCGCCATCGGCATCATTATGCATGATAAGCAATGGTGTTTGGATATCGGGAATACCGAATAAAGGGGAATTTTCCAGATAAAGATCGAGGCCTTCCCATAAATTTTTCCCTATACGGCTTTGAGTATGTTCATATTGGAAAGCACGGCTAAGCCCGCTTCCCCAACGAATTCCGCCGTAAGCCGATGTCATATTGCTAACCGGTGCTCCTGCCATCGCAGCGGCAAATTTATCTTTTGTTCGGGTAACCAGATAAGCTACCTGGTAACCTCCCCAGCTTTGACCCTGGATTCCCATATGTTCTGGATCTATATACCCCAATTTCTGTACCGCATCAACACCCGAGACAATGCAATTGTAGGCACTTTCTCCCGGATGTCCTTCTTTATAGACAATATCTGGCACGAAAACTACATAGCCATTGCTTACCAGGTAAGACATGTTTACAATAGACCTGCTGGGTTGTGGCGCGTAATAATTATTAAGATTGTCACTTTTTCTTTCGTAGAAATAGGTGATCATAGGGTACTTTTTATTGGGGTCAAAACCTTCTGGTTTGTAGATTATTCCTTCCAATTTCGTACCATCATAGGCTTTCCATGAAAATAATTCAGAAGTTCCCCATTTGAAATCTTTTTGCTGCGGATTGACATCGGTGAGTTTTACAGATTTCCCGTCTTCATATAAATAAAGATCGGGATAGGTTTGAAAATCCTCTTTCTTGTAAAGAAAACTTTCTCCATCTTCAGCAAGTGTAAACCCACTTAGCAACATTCCTTGAGGATCGAGAAGCTTTTTCATTTTTTCATTTCTCAGTTTCAGCAGAAAAAGCTTATCGGTCCTGTCATTTTTATCAAAAGCGGTGACGAGCAGATCGCCGTCAAAATAAGATGCCAGATTTTGATGCTCCCGGTCAAGACGAAGACTGCGGTACCTTATATTATTTTCTCTTCCGTTATTAGTGATATTTTCAGGAGCCTCTTTACCGGATGGGTCTAATTTCCAAATATCGAATTGATCAAAAACCAGGGCTTCGCCATTTTCGGTATACCCGCCAAAACCGTAGTCCCCGGCGGGCGCAGGAATATCATTCTCAACATCCTGAAATGGAACCTGCACATTGGTGGTTAGATTCGTTTTAGTGTTGTTTTCAAGATCAAGAGAATACCAATCCTGGGTTTCAAGGTCAAAATAAACGGCATATTTTCCATCAGGAGAAAGGTAAGGTCGGGCAGCCGATTCTTTTAAAGCCAGGCGTTTTTCCCCGGTTCTGGTATCGACAATATAAAAATCGCGTGCCCATGGATATTTCCACGATCGCGAAACCTCATAGGGTGAGGCGGTGTAGCCCAGAATGTAGCGTTGTTCAGCGTCACCATCGAGATCTACATATTCCAGATCTTTATTATGAAGGGCAACCACTTGATTATTATCGGTATTCAGATAAGAAAGGTAAGCCTTGTTCTTAAGTTCTTCTAAATTGACCTTTTGTTCGGGCTGAATAAGTTTGTCTTTATAAGTCCAAACATCCACATCGGGAATTTCCTCTTTTAGCATGGAGGTATCAATATCGAAATCCCTTTTCGGGCGTGAATAAAAATAAAGCCGTTCGCCATGTTCCGAGAAAAATGGCGCCTGAGCTTCACTTACGATCCAGTTTTCTTTTAGATTCCTGCCAAGGGTATCGGTAATTTGCTTCAATTTTCCTTCTTTTTTATAAAAAAGCTCAAATTGAAGGCTGTCTGTCGCTGTGGAATCTCTAGCCGAAAGATAAGCAAACTGTTTTCCGTCATTGCTAACCGCAAGTTTATCATATGCGAAACGTCCGGTATCGATCATTTTGCTTTTCATTCCTGAAAGTTCATATTCGTATACCCCCAGATCTCCTTTTTTATCACCTCGTGTTTTTGAAAAAAACAATGCCGGCTCATTATTGGCCAGTTTGTATTCTTTTATTTGAAAAATAGTATCGACGGCACCCGATTTCAGATTGTAAACCAGGGCATAATTGCCTTCTAAAGCCAGGGTTTTATTTATTATTTTAAGACTGTCGATTTTTGGCGCCGGTTTGGAAGCAGTATCCCGGGCTTTTTTCTCCTTTAGATCTTTCAGTTTTTCAACAATTACCCATCCTGAATATTCCGAAGGGATCTCGTAATTTTTTACCCGTTGAATACTGTCGCTTAAACTGTTTTTCTTCACATCATAGATAAAAAAGGCGTCTTTAGATTGTTCCTCCTCTTTCACCTCTTTTTTCTTTTCCTGTCGAAGGCGTGCATAATCGGGTTTTCTTAGGAAAAACACATAATTGCCATCTGGAGATATACTTGCTTTATAAGCATTATGGAATTTCCTGCTGCTGCCGGTTTTGATGTTCATGATCTTCAAATAACCATCGCCACGGCCGGTGGTAGTGGTAACCACGCTTACTACGAGATCACCGTCTTTAGCTATTTCAGCATTTTCAATATTTTTCCAAAGATCATAATCTTCATGTGAAAGTGGACGTTTTTGTTGAGATTGTGCCGGAAAATTAAATGTAAGTAATAGAAGAAGGGCAACAAAATATTTCATGTTGTGTAAGAATTTTAAAAAATGGAAATGGGTATTGGTCTAATTATTATGAAGTTTTGCAAGAAGGTTTTTATCAAAATCTTTCTTGATTAGAGTAACCTGTTGAACATTATCATTGGGAATGGTGAGAGATAAAACATAATGCTGGACCTTCCACTGGCCATCTATTTTTTCCATAATACCCGAGCCACGGCAAATTCCCATATGGGTATCTAATAATTCATCAAACCAGGCAATTCTTCTATGATTGGCAAGATAAATATGACGTTCAACTGGAGTAAGATTCCAGGCCTGGCCTGAATCAAAATAGGGTTTTGAAAAAGTCTTGAATTCCTCAAGATTCCATAGTTCAGTGGGATCTGTGCCTATAAAAACGGCATCGTCTGTCATGAGTGCAAAATATCCTTTAAAATCGGCATTCGCTGCCGCTTTATGCCAATTATCAAGGCTGGAATTGATTTGTTTTTTTGCCGCACGTATATTCTCTTCAGTCATCTTAACCTGTGCATTAATCGTATTGAGGCTAAAAATTCCAATAAGAAAAAAAGCCAGTAGAAGAGATCTTTTCATGCGAAAGAAGTTTTTTTCAAGGTACGATTTTTAAGGCTTTTTTAAAAGCTTGTTTTTAGTCTGTCGGGCAGGGAATCTTTTTCTCTTTCTTCCAACTCATCCAGTTCTTTTTCAAAATCTTCCAAGGTTTTTCTGAAGATCTCATTCATCTGTAATTTCAGGTTATTGAATTCTTCATAGAGATCTGAAGCTGTGTGGGCAATAACTTTAGGATCAGGTTCTCTTTTATGGGAATACTGGTCGAGTAGTTGTGCCTTTGTGTTCACGACATTTAATCGGGCTTTAACCGGAATAGACTGGAGGCTGTCGGGAACCGAAATCTGAAGGGACTGCATGATCTGCGAAATGGCCTTCGAGTTATCTATGACATCTTCGACCGTAGAATTTTCTAATTTATCTATTTCATTCTGGGCAGCTATAAATTCAACCCATTGCAGAGCATATTTCCGTGCTTCGGGCTCGAGGGAAATTGGTTTTTCTGGAGTTTTAATTTTTGCTTGAAACCGGGTGGTGTCTTTTTTTGTTGTAGAAGCATCTTCTTGCTGTTGTTGATTTTTGCAGGAAAGAACTCCTATTGCCAAAAGTATGTAAAGCCAGTATCGCATATTTTCGAAGTTGTCACAAAGTTATTCATATTTATTGATTTAAATACTGAAGCCAATGCTTGAAAAATTCTAAAAAATACACCGTTAAGAAAAGCTAATTTTGCGAATTCCTCTATAGAAATAAATATATTTGCATAAAAATATAATTCATGTCGGGAAGGATTTTGATCATTGGTGCCTGCGGACAAATTGGTACCGAGCTTACACTTAAACTTCGGGAAATTTATGGCGAGGATAAAGTGATCGCCAGTGACATTCGTGAAGGAGCAGAAGAACTGATGCAGTCAGGAACTTTTATAAAAGCCGATGCGAAAAATAAAGAACAGCTGGAAAACATCATCAGGGAAAATCAGATAAAAGATGTGTACCTCATGGCGGCGATGCTCAGTGCCACGGCAGAAAAGGCACCTATGCAAGCCTGGGATCTCAATATGAACTCCCTTTTTCATGTTCTCAATTTTGCCAAAGAAGGTTTGATCAATAAAATATTCTGGCCATCAAGTATCGCGGTATTTGGTCCCAGTACGCCCAAAGATGCTACTCCCCAAACCACCGTCATGGAGCCAACAACAGTGTATGGTATTAGTAAATTAACGGGTGAAAGATGGTGTGAATACTACTACAATAAATTTGGGGTTGATGTGCGAAGCATACGGTATCCTGGTATAATTAGTTATAAAACGCTCCCCGGTGGAGGAACTACAGACTATGCCATAGATATTTTCCATGAAGCCGTTAAAACCCGAAAATATACCAGTTTTCTTGCCAAAGATGCTGCTTTACCCATGATGTTTATGGATGATGCCATTAAAGCAACCATTGAAATTATGCAGGCCCCTGAAGAAAACATACATATACGTTCCAGTTATAACCTCGCCGCGATAAGTTTTACTCCTGAAATTCTTGCAGGAGAAATCAAAAAGCATTTTTCCGATTTTGAAATTAATTACGATCCCGATTTCCGGCAAAAAATTGCCGAAAGCTGGCCATCAAGTATCGATGATTCGGCTGCGAGAAAAGACTGGGGATGGCAGCATGACTATGATCTTGAGAAAATGACCGATATCATGATCGAAGGTGTGGAGCACAGGCTTCAGGAGAAGGCCTGACAACATTAATAAAGAAAAGCCGCTTTTTAGCGGCTTTTACAATTCAATCAGAAAAAAATTATATTATTCGATCACGCGTACTTCTGTAGCGTTCACTCCTTTTCTTCCTTCTGTTTCTTCGTATTCTACTCTATCACCTTCCTGAATAGTTTCACCATTCAAACCGGTAACGTGTACGAAAATGTCTCTTTTGGTGTCGTCGTTGGTAATGAATCCATAACCTTTTGATTCATTAAAAAATTTAACTGTGCCTTGCATAAAAAAATAATAATTAATAATGCACAAACATACAGGAATAATTGATAGAAACAACTGAAAACCAGTTTTTTTTAAGAAAATTTTAGAGCTTTTTATTCGATGCCGCGGTCTCTCATTTTTTCCATATTCTCCTGAGAAAGAGTATAATCTTTTAATCGTTTACCTTTCCATCGCACATACAGGAAGATTGGCATAAGTATAAAAGAACTTACCAGGACCGAAATTCCAATGATACGATCGCCGGTAAGTTCATTACCGCTTAAGCGGAAATAAAAACCTACTCCAATCGCTATTAAAATAGAGATGCCAAGAATTTTCATGAATAATTTCATTATTTTAAAGTTTTGAACCGCCAGAGATCTTTCTCAGGGGATTAAACAGTAACTTCTATTAATTTTTTCCGATAGGCCGTGAGCAACTTCGATTTTGAAATAAAGCCCACATATTTTTCTTCCTTGATAACGGGCAGGTTCCAGGCATCGCTTTTCTGAAACTTGTTCATGATCTGTTTCATCCCGTCTTTATCAATATCGATGATTTCAGGCGCGCGCTGCATAATGTCACTAACCTTCACCTCGTCATACATTTTCTGGTCGAACATGATAGGCCTGATATCATCCAACAGTATGATTCCCATGAAGTTACGATTTTTGTCAATTACGGGAAAAATATTTCGGGAAGATTTTATCACGCCTTTATGTATCACATCCCTAAGGGTCATATTGATTTCCAGTGGAATAAAATTTTTCTCAATGACCTGAGATATATTCATCAGGGTGAGAATAGTATGATCTTTATTGTGAGTAAGCAGGTCACCTCTTTGCGCCAGATCAAGAGTATATACCGAATGAGGCTGAAACCTGGTAGTGATCATAAAAGAAATGGCAGCGGTGATCATAAGCGGGATAAAAAGTTCATAGCCGTGGGTAAGTTCGGCTATTAAAAAGATTGCCGTTAAAGGCGCCTGTAAAACACCGGCCATTAATCCTGCCATTCCTACAAGGGTAAAATTACTTACTGAAATAGGGTGTCTTAAAAGTCCGCTATGATTAAGGATCAATGCAAAGCAATGTCCCATAGAACTTCCCATGAACATTACTGGGGCGAATATACCTCCAACACCTCCCGCACTAAAAGTGATGGAAGTTGCAACGATCTTAAAGAGGACCAGGCCGGCCAAAAGTGCGACCACAACCCATATATTTTCCAGATACGCATTAAAAAGGTTGGTTCCCAGAGCATTCATATAGTTCTCATGTAGCAAATTGTTTACCACACTATATCCTTCACCGTACAAAGGAGGGATAAAGTAGATCAAAACCCCTAAAATAAGACCTGCCACAAGCATCCTCGCAAAAGGCGAACTTATGCGCTTCATTATTTTGGTTGAGCTGAAATATACTTTTGTGAAATAAAGGGAACAACCTGAGGCTAATATTCCAAGCAGAATGTAATAGGGGACTTCAGAAATTTGAAAAGAATCTTTCAGTTCAAAAGGCAGTATACTCTGCGTTCCGAAGAAAAAATAAGAGGTAATAATTGCTGAAACCGAAGCCAGAAGCAATGGCAAAAGCGATGATAGGGTAAGATCCAGGCTGAAAACTTCAATAGCGAAAATAATTGCCGCGATGGGTGCTTTGAAGATCGACGACATGGCACCGGCAGCAGCACATCCTATTAATAGTGTTCGCGTAGCCTGATTCATAAGGAACAGCCGTGAAATATTTGAACCCAGGGAAGCTCCCGTCGCAACGGTAGGTCCTTCCAGTCCAACCGATCCTCCAAAACCCACGGTGATTGGTGCAGTGATCACAGATGCATACATCTGGAATCTTTTCATGATACCTTTTTGCCGTGAAATAGCATACAGAGTTGTGGGTATGCCGTGCCCAACATTGCGTTTCAAAACAAACTTAATGATCAGGTAAACGATCAGTAAGCCTATTACGGGGAAGATAAAATAAAAGGCATCGTGGTATTTGATGATAAATTCGCTTTCCAGCAAATGCTGGATAAGATGGGTAAGGTTTTTAATAATTACAGCGAATAAGCCGGCTACAAAACCAATTACCGCGCTCAACATCATCAGGAATTGCTGATGAGTCAGGTTCTTTGATTTCCAGGTAAGAAACCTGTGAAGCAAAGATTTATTAAAATTCGACACTTTTGTAGAATTAAGTTTGTTGCTAAAAAATCCCGCTACAGGCGGGAAGTTTAGTTATAATTTTAATTTAAGATGTAATTCGTCAAGTTGTTGCTCGTCGAGTTTTGCAGGAGCATCTATCATGACATCTCTTCCCGCATTATTTTTAGGGAACGCAATGAAATCCCTAATGCTTTCCTGACCTCCTAATATTGCAACAAGTCTGTCAAAGCCAAAAGCGATCCCTCCATGTGGAGGAGCTCCATATTGAAAGGCATCCATTAAAAATCCAAATTGTTCTTTTGCCTCTTCATGAGTGAAACCTAGAAAATCAAACATTTTAGATTGAGTTTCCTTATCATGGATCCTTATAGACCCACCACCGATTTCGTTTCCGTTCAGAACCAGATCATAGGCGTTTGCCCTCACTTCACCGGGATTTGTTTCCAGTAAGGGAATGTCTTCTTTTTTAGGCGAAGTAAAGGGGTGGTGCATGGCATGATATCTTTTTGTTTCTTCATCCCATTCCAGCAGAGGGAAGTCCAGTACCCACAGTGGGGCAAATTCATCGGCTTTTCTTAATCCAAGTTCATTGCCCAAATACATTCTTAGTGCACTTAACTGTGTTCTGGTCTTTTCAGCATCGCCCGCCATCACCAGGATCAGATCTCCTGCTTTTGCTCCGGTTTTATCGGCCCATTCCTTCAGATTTTCTTCTGAATAGAATTTATCTACAGAAGATTTCAATGTTCCGTCTTCATTATATTTTGCCCAAACAAGTCCGTTTGCACCAATTTGAGGTCTTTTCACCCATTCGATAAGTTTGTCGATTTCTTTTCGGGTAAAGGAAGCAGCTCCGGGAACCGCAATTCCCACTACCAGTTCCTGTTCATCGAAAACCCTGAAACCCTTATTCTGGGCAACTTCATTTAAATCGGCAAATTCCATCCCAAATCGTATATCGGGTTTGTCATTTCCATACTTCTGCATTGCTTCGGCATAAGTCATACGCGGAAATTTCTCCACTTCCATACCCTTGATCTCTTTTAGAAGATGGCGGGTCAAACCTTCAAATATATTAAGAATATCTTCCTGTTCCACAAATGCCATTTCACAGTCGATTTGCGTAAATTCCGGCTGGCGGTCCGCACGAAGATCTTCATCGCGAAAACACTTTACAATCTGGAAATATTTATCCATGCCGCCAACCATCAGCAACTGTTTAAAAGTTTGCGGTGACTGCGGAAGTGCGTAGAACTGACCTTCATTCATCCGGCTTGGAACCACAAAATCACGGGCTCCTTCGGGAGTAGATTTTATTAAATAGGGTGTTTCCACTTCGATAAAACCTTTTTGAGAAAGGTAATTTCGAACCTGCATAGCCACTTTATGCCTGAAAACCAGTTTATTCTTCACCGGATTTCTTCGAATATCAAGATATCTGAATTTCATCCGAAGATCTTCTCCTCCGTCTGTGGCATCTTCAATGGTAAAGGGAGGGGTAATGGAAGGGTTCAGGATTTGAAGTTCCTGTACTAAAACCTCAATATCGCCTGTAGGCATATTGGGATTTTTAGATTCCCGTTCTATCACTTCACCTTCGATCTGGATAACAAATTCACGGGCCAGGTTTCCAGCCTTTTCCATAAGCTCCCGGGCAGAACGTTCCTCGTCGAATATCAGCTGTGTCACTCCATAACGATCCCTGACATCTACCCAGATCATAAAACCTTTATTTCTAATTTTTTGTACCCATCCGGCAAGAGTAACTTTTTTGCCAATATGAGATGCATTCAATTCGCCGCAGGTGTGACTTCTGTACATTCTATTTCTGGAATTTAAAACGGGCACAAAAGTAAGAAGTTCTAATGTTTTCTTTCAAGATTATCTGCGAAATTTACAGGAATTTATCCTTTATTTCTTCCTTCGTTAAGGATTTAAATCGCTGAATTACAATAAATCGGGTTTCCAATGTTAACTTAATGTTATGTAAATATTGATTTATTGTAAACTTTGTGTATATTTGTAAGACAAGCACAATAAGATGAAGACAATTACAAAAATATTAGCAGCGGCTCTCTTTGCAATTGGAACTACCGCTATGGCCCAAACAGCGCCAAAGCCTGTTTTTGAAAAACAAGGTGATTTAATAAAAGGAACTTTTTATTATGATGATGGAAATATTAGACAGGAAGGTACGTACAAGGACGGTAAACTCCACGGAGAATGGATTTCTTACAACAAAGACGGTGAAAAGACAGCCATCGCCCAGTACAACAACGGACAAAAAGATGGAATTTGGTTTTTTTGGTCAGGTGATAAACTTACTGAAGTAAACTACGATCACAATACTATTGCATCTGTTAATAGCTGGGAAAGTTCTAGTTCTCTTGTGAACAGCCATTAAAAGAAATAATTTACTTATATAAAAACACCCTGCTCTTTATTGCGCAGGGTGTTTTTTTGTTAGTACATAATATTGTTAAGTCCGTGAGAATCTACTGTCTTTCACCTTTACTTTTCCGCGGTTGACCAGGTAGAACATTACCGGCACTACGATTAGTGTTAGGAAAGTTGCAAAAACCAGCCCGAAGATCACTGTCCAGGCCAAAGGTCCCCAAAAGATAACATTATCTCCTCCAATATAGATGCCTGGATCATAATCGGTCATCAATCCGAAGAAATCCACGTTCAGTCCCACAGCCAGAGGAATTAATCCTAAAACAGTAGTGATCGCGGTAAGAAGTACAGGTCTTAACCTGGATTTTCCACCCCTTACGATACAATCAAAATATTGTTCACGCGTAAGAAGATCTTCTCTTCCAAGATTCAGTTCTTCTTTCTTCCGGTCGATGAGGATCTGCGTATAATCTATAAGTACGATCGCGTTGTTCACCACAATTCCGGCAAGCGCGATAATTCCCATCATCGTCATGATAATAACGAAATCCATGTGGAATATAATGAGCCCGAGGAATACTCCCACTAAACTTAGCACAACAGCCATAATTATGATAAGCGGTTTACTTACCGAATTGAACTGCGCTACTAAAATGAGCAGGATGCCTCCAATGGCGATCAGTAATGCTTTGATAAGAAAACTCATATTTTCAGCCTGTTTTTCCTGTTCACCGGTAAATTTTAGCGACATGCTCTCGGGAAGATCATAATTTTTAAGCTCAGCTTTCAGTTGTTCTACTATTTTGTTTCCGTTGTAGCCTTCCAGAACATTAGAATAAATGGTGATGACCCTTTTCAGGTCTTTTCTGTTAATTGAACTGAAAGAGGAAGCTACCTTAGTTTCGATCAGGGATGAAATGGGCACCTGGACCAGTTTTCCCGTGTTCTGATCCCTGAAAGTTATGGGCTGATTAAAAAGCGCATTTTCATCATAGCGGTATTTATCGTTCAAACGTACGTTTACTTCATAATCGTCATCTCCTTCCTTGTAGGTTGAAACTTCTTCACCATAGATAGCCCTTCTCAGGGTTTGGCCTACCTGT
This genomic interval carries:
- the aspS gene encoding aspartate--tRNA ligase encodes the protein MYRSHTCGELNASHIGKKVTLAGWVQKIRNKGFMIWVDVRDRYGVTQLIFDEERSARELMEKAGNLAREFVIQIEGEVIERESKNPNMPTGDIEVLVQELQILNPSITPPFTIEDATDGGEDLRMKFRYLDIRRNPVKNKLVFRHKVAMQVRNYLSQKGFIEVETPYLIKSTPEGARDFVVPSRMNEGQFYALPQSPQTFKQLLMVGGMDKYFQIVKCFRDEDLRADRQPEFTQIDCEMAFVEQEDILNIFEGLTRHLLKEIKGMEVEKFPRMTYAEAMQKYGNDKPDIRFGMEFADLNEVAQNKGFRVFDEQELVVGIAVPGAASFTRKEIDKLIEWVKRPQIGANGLVWAKYNEDGTLKSSVDKFYSEENLKEWADKTGAKAGDLILVMAGDAEKTRTQLSALRMYLGNELGLRKADEFAPLWVLDFPLLEWDEETKRYHAMHHPFTSPKKEDIPLLETNPGEVRANAYDLVLNGNEIGGGSIRIHDKETQSKMFDFLGFTHEEAKEQFGFLMDAFQYGAPPHGGIAFGFDRLVAILGGQESIRDFIAFPKNNAGRDVMIDAPAKLDEQQLDELHLKLKL
- a CDS encoding toxin-antitoxin system YwqK family antitoxin encodes the protein MKTITKILAAALFAIGTTAMAQTAPKPVFEKQGDLIKGTFYYDDGNIRQEGTYKDGKLHGEWISYNKDGEKTAIAQYNNGQKDGIWFFWSGDKLTEVNYDHNTIASVNSWESSSSLVNSH